From the genome of Paenibacillus sp. JQZ6Y-1, one region includes:
- a CDS encoding NAD-dependent epimerase/dehydratase family protein produces MNVLITGGYGFIGSFVAERFHKEGHQVYIIDNLASGRKENVTVPHKFYNLGVEDERCDEIFHSIKPDIIVHLAAQVDVAVSMREPRQDAQTNILGLVNMLEMSSKYKVSKFIFASSAAVYGMNEQVPLTEVMSTEPLSPYGINKLLGEVYCGKWNDIYKLPTLCFRFSNVYGPRQGTIGEGGVVSIYMQQLMDQRDLNVFGDGEQTRDFIYVEDVVDGIYRGATGEATGIYNLSTNTETSLNELIGILEQLEPVQDVHYLDARSGDIYRSSLDNTRIKKDLDWLPLYSIREGMEKTHAWFRDHHTPVAADRQAEQPQGYRHWFTQLRPYAENLLAFALIVFLTRYGSHWSISADIDFKLVYILVLGVVYGARQSVISAILSSGLFFYGALANGRDWQSMLYDPEALFMLAIYLFFGLVVGFVSDKHKRESVSIHNELTAEKERYTFLSHIYRDTRKIKEELQRQLISSKDSIGRIYTITRKLESLESEEVITASMDVLENLLDTRHISIYSVNESNHMRLLVQSRQSGFILPKTIRLDDQPHFRQVIDTRKMWVNKDMEPDIPMYIMPVLHDRQVIALISLHEPSFEHLNMGYENRFKVSVDMISSSLARAFRYEGATRQERYVDDLPVLNEATFAQLLRAREEARKLHNSDYSLLTLQQEQRTLNELVMLVDSIKRDSDHLGMLNGLPVLLLSHATTAEAQLVIQRLQQYGISASLRMEDVLYA; encoded by the coding sequence TTGAATGTTCTGATCACAGGCGGATACGGGTTTATTGGCTCGTTTGTGGCGGAGCGTTTTCACAAAGAAGGACACCAGGTGTATATCATCGACAATCTGGCTTCCGGTCGGAAAGAGAACGTGACCGTCCCGCACAAATTTTACAATCTGGGTGTGGAGGATGAACGCTGTGATGAGATTTTCCACAGCATCAAGCCAGATATTATCGTTCATCTAGCGGCACAGGTCGATGTAGCGGTATCGATGCGCGAACCTCGTCAGGATGCGCAAACCAACATTCTTGGTCTGGTCAACATGCTGGAGATGTCCAGCAAATACAAGGTCTCCAAATTTATCTTCGCGTCCTCGGCTGCCGTGTACGGCATGAATGAACAGGTACCATTGACAGAAGTGATGAGCACCGAACCGCTATCACCCTACGGTATTAACAAGCTGCTTGGCGAAGTATACTGCGGCAAATGGAACGACATTTACAAGCTGCCCACCCTCTGCTTCCGCTTCTCCAACGTATATGGACCACGGCAGGGTACGATTGGTGAAGGCGGCGTTGTCTCGATTTATATGCAACAGCTTATGGATCAACGCGATCTGAATGTATTCGGTGACGGGGAGCAGACACGCGACTTTATCTATGTAGAGGATGTAGTGGACGGCATTTACCGTGGTGCAACCGGCGAAGCGACAGGCATCTACAATTTGTCTACGAATACAGAGACGAGCCTAAATGAGCTGATCGGCATTCTGGAACAACTCGAACCAGTACAGGATGTGCATTATCTGGATGCGCGCAGCGGTGATATTTATCGTTCTTCATTAGACAATACTCGAATCAAAAAGGATCTGGACTGGCTCCCCCTTTACTCCATTCGTGAAGGCATGGAGAAAACGCACGCTTGGTTCCGTGACCATCATACTCCGGTTGCCGCCGACAGACAGGCAGAGCAACCACAGGGCTACCGTCACTGGTTTACACAGCTTCGACCGTATGCGGAGAATCTACTCGCTTTTGCCCTCATCGTCTTCCTCACTCGATACGGCTCACATTGGTCGATCTCGGCGGATATTGATTTCAAGCTTGTTTACATACTTGTACTGGGTGTTGTATATGGAGCTAGACAGTCGGTTATCTCGGCTATCCTTTCGTCAGGATTGTTCTTTTACGGGGCGCTGGCGAATGGGCGGGACTGGCAAAGCATGTTGTATGACCCAGAAGCGTTGTTCATGCTAGCGATCTATCTGTTCTTCGGGCTGGTGGTTGGCTTTGTATCCGATAAGCACAAGCGCGAATCGGTATCCATCCACAATGAACTGACTGCGGAGAAGGAACGCTATACCTTCTTGAGCCATATTTACCGTGATACACGCAAGATCAAGGAAGAATTACAGCGCCAGCTGATCAGCAGCAAGGACAGCATCGGACGTATTTATACCATTACGCGCAAGCTCGAAAGCCTAGAATCGGAAGAAGTCATCACCGCCTCGATGGATGTACTGGAAAATCTGCTCGATACCCGCCATATCTCCATATACTCGGTTAATGAAAGTAACCATATGCGGCTGCTTGTACAGTCGCGCCAATCTGGATTTATTCTGCCCAAAACGATTCGTCTGGACGATCAACCCCATTTCCGCCAAGTGATCGATACCCGCAAAATGTGGGTCAACAAGGACATGGAGCCGGACATCCCGATGTATATTATGCCCGTGCTGCATGACCGTCAGGTGATTGCGCTGATCTCACTGCATGAACCGTCATTTGAGCATTTGAATATGGGCTATGAGAATCGCTTCAAGGTCAGTGTCGATATGATCTCCTCCTCGCTGGCACGCGCATTCCGGTATGAAGGTGCCACACGTCAGGAGCGATATGTAGACGATCTGCCAGTATTGAACGAAGCGACCTTTGCTCAATTGCTGCGTGCGCGTGAAGAAGCGCGTAAGCTGCACAATAGCGACTACAGTCTGCTCACCTTGCAGCAAGAACAACGTACATTGAACGAGCTGGTGATGCTGGTCGACAGCATCAAGCGCGACTCGGATCATCTGGGGATGCTGAACGGATTGCCTGTCCTGCTATTATCCCATGCGACGACAGCGGAGGCGCAGCTAGTCATTCAGCGTTTGCAGCAATACGGTATCAGCGCCAGTCTGCGCATGGAGGACGTGCTGTATGCTTAG
- a CDS encoding Lrp/AsnC family transcriptional regulator: protein MDHIDARLLTLLQEDARMTISDLSKQLSLSRPSVTERLHRLQERGIIQGFTAIVSPSAIGRSIMLMIQISDLKVSASEWEKMIVQEEDVIECHRVTGEIGYIIKAAVDGMEGLRQLVDRLMVYSYVNTSVVLTSPVERRHVLPVNVEE, encoded by the coding sequence ATGGATCATATTGATGCACGTCTGCTGACATTATTGCAGGAGGATGCACGCATGACGATCAGCGACCTGTCCAAGCAGCTATCGCTCAGCCGTCCAAGTGTTACGGAACGACTACATCGTTTACAAGAAAGAGGAATCATTCAGGGCTTCACCGCCATCGTCTCACCATCGGCAATTGGACGTAGCATTATGCTGATGATCCAGATTAGCGACCTCAAAGTGTCTGCCAGCGAATGGGAGAAGATGATTGTGCAGGAGGAGGATGTGATCGAGTGTCACCGCGTGACAGGTGAGATTGGATACATCATCAAAGCGGCGGTGGATGGGATGGAAGGGCTGCGCCAGCTGGTGGATCGACTGATGGTGTACAGCTATGTAAATACGTCGGTGGTGCTGACCTCACCTGTTGAGCGGCGACATGTGTTGCCAGTGAATGTGGAGGAATAA
- a CDS encoding sulfite exporter TauE/SafE family protein: MMDTTLLLEPLLLLAVGMLASICGAVAGLGGGFIIVPVLAFLYVIPVANISGTSMAVLFVSAISSTLAYARQRKIDYRSGIAFSIAMVPGSILGAWTTSIVGSRVFFVALGIFLMIMAVMINFKPTQSRGGFLRPTVTHRLTDNTGSVHEYSFNLWFGCGVAFFVGFLSSLFGIGGGSVMVPTMILFLAFPPHIATATSMFSILLSSFVGTVSHVALHHVMWNQFIWLAIGALVGGQIGARIASKIPAKAIVRVLAVCLFVVAIRMLFKG; this comes from the coding sequence ATGATGGATACAACTTTGCTTTTGGAGCCGCTCCTGCTGCTGGCGGTCGGGATGCTGGCTTCGATCTGTGGCGCGGTCGCTGGACTGGGCGGTGGATTTATTATTGTGCCAGTGCTGGCATTTCTATATGTCATTCCGGTAGCGAATATCTCCGGTACGTCGATGGCGGTGCTGTTTGTGAGCGCCATCTCCAGTACGCTTGCCTACGCGCGGCAGCGTAAAATCGACTACCGCAGCGGGATCGCCTTTTCGATTGCGATGGTTCCCGGCTCTATTCTTGGCGCGTGGACGACGAGTATAGTGGGCAGTCGCGTCTTTTTCGTCGCACTTGGTATATTTCTGATGATTATGGCGGTGATGATCAACTTCAAGCCGACGCAGAGCCGGGGCGGATTTTTGCGCCCAACGGTCACACATCGGCTGACGGACAACACTGGAAGTGTGCATGAATATTCATTTAACCTATGGTTTGGATGTGGGGTTGCCTTTTTTGTCGGCTTTCTGTCCAGCTTGTTCGGGATTGGTGGCGGCTCGGTAATGGTGCCGACGATGATTCTGTTTTTGGCGTTTCCGCCGCATATTGCAACAGCAACCTCGATGTTCTCAATTTTGCTGTCGTCGTTTGTGGGAACGGTATCCCATGTGGCGCTCCATCATGTGATGTGGAATCAATTCATCTGGCTTGCCATCGGAGCGCTTGTTGGTGGGCAAATCGGCGCACGTATCGCCTCCAAAATCCCTGCCAAAGCCATCGTTCGGGTGTTAGCAGTCTGTCTGTTTGTCGTTGCGATTCGGATGCTGTTCAAAGGGTAA
- a CDS encoding FusB/FusC family EF-G-binding protein produces MQTPFIHNHQLNFIHKQADFLIKTMRGIADRQVLETVKYSAVQKIIHTFDALTTEQKSLLELLGTYQKTEDIQAYLQSLEPYVIPFPEVTPKQIQHLFPKAKKLKAPEMATIDLTHTTYLRWIDIAANRLFIVYPHEDRLIATEGQITPTNKRGFCMFCNRNQELGFFNVKMKAHSPDNLSSVGQYVCMDDEMCNHNITDTEALEKFLLKVGR; encoded by the coding sequence ATGCAAACACCATTTATTCATAATCATCAATTGAATTTTATTCATAAACAGGCGGATTTTCTGATCAAAACGATGCGAGGGATTGCCGATCGTCAAGTATTGGAAACGGTCAAATACAGCGCCGTGCAGAAGATCATTCACACGTTTGATGCACTGACAACAGAGCAAAAATCTTTGCTGGAGCTGCTAGGGACGTATCAGAAGACAGAGGACATTCAGGCTTATCTACAATCGTTAGAGCCTTATGTCATTCCGTTCCCTGAAGTGACGCCCAAGCAGATTCAACATCTCTTTCCCAAAGCGAAAAAGCTGAAAGCACCGGAGATGGCTACGATTGATCTGACACACACCACATATTTGCGCTGGATTGATATTGCTGCGAATCGGCTATTTATCGTCTATCCGCATGAAGATCGTCTGATCGCGACCGAAGGGCAGATCACACCGACCAACAAACGGGGCTTCTGCATGTTCTGTAATCGGAATCAGGAGCTGGGCTTTTTCAATGTCAAAATGAAAGCCCACTCGCCGGACAATCTATCCTCTGTTGGGCAATATGTGTGCATGGACGATGAGATGTGCAATCACAATATCACCGATACCGAAGCGTTGGAGAAATTTCTGCTGAAGGTAGGACGCTAA
- the nudC gene encoding NAD(+) diphosphatase: MSFVKQSIYTRYIPAMQPAEQENETGYWFIFRGSDMLVHQQDELLAVPVAKGLEAYQLEPLRSLYLGSIEQASCYTAEVSKDTQAPEGMAFIPLFGLFEKIDQDLFHVAGRAVQMLGWDATHQFCGRCGTALEHAQHERSKVCSNCGLSQYPRISPAVITLITKGDKLLLARAGHFPGNMYGLIAGFVEAGETLEDCVQRETMEEIGIKVKNIRYFDSQPWPFPHSLMVGFLAEYDSGEIQVDGEEIVHADWFDPNDLPNIPPLISIARKMIDWYVEQSK; the protein is encoded by the coding sequence ATGTCATTTGTAAAACAAAGCATCTATACACGCTACATCCCTGCCATGCAGCCTGCGGAGCAAGAGAACGAAACAGGCTACTGGTTTATTTTCCGAGGCAGCGATATGCTGGTGCATCAGCAGGATGAGCTGCTTGCCGTTCCCGTTGCCAAAGGGCTGGAAGCGTACCAGCTAGAACCGCTACGCTCGCTCTACCTCGGTTCGATTGAGCAGGCATCGTGTTATACCGCCGAAGTCAGCAAGGACACACAAGCACCGGAAGGGATGGCATTTATCCCGCTATTCGGTCTGTTTGAAAAGATTGATCAGGATCTATTCCATGTTGCCGGACGCGCCGTGCAAATGCTCGGCTGGGATGCGACGCATCAATTTTGCGGACGCTGTGGTACGGCGCTAGAGCATGCACAGCATGAACGCAGCAAAGTTTGTTCAAACTGCGGTCTAAGTCAGTACCCGCGCATTTCCCCAGCGGTCATTACACTGATCACCAAGGGCGATAAGTTGCTGCTGGCGCGCGCTGGGCATTTTCCCGGTAATATGTATGGGCTGATTGCGGGCTTTGTAGAAGCAGGCGAAACGCTAGAGGATTGCGTGCAGCGTGAGACGATGGAAGAGATTGGTATCAAGGTGAAAAATATCCGCTACTTCGACAGCCAGCCGTGGCCATTTCCGCACTCGCTGATGGTCGGCTTCCTCGCGGAATACGATAGCGGCGAGATTCAGGTGGATGGCGAGGAGATTGTACACGCGGACTGGTTCGATCCGAATGACTTGCCGAATATTCCACCGCTGATCAGTATCGCGCGCAAGATGATCGATTGGTATGTGGAGCAGAGCAAATAA
- a CDS encoding YkgJ family cysteine cluster protein has protein sequence MPHHDKANHEQHSDSLHAADSHPAATGLSPERPCFCGSGRPLKNCHPRAAANSRAMYMTALYEQVDAVIEDYHEHSSKHPPCAAGCSSCCSDYFPVSQVEFELLLTYMEHSWSKQDIEAAFQQAERNLERFRQDNEPMYDALVNRTNRKQELDSIRQHAGRNSFACPLLDPEKGICRVYPVRPFICRTHGSSHTFYGTWRERLGSERVCDHIPSSRSHRKVTPNIVDYWPPYEQLADVYVGPHRQPLRQYPIFYWLVLYNRHGAGPTARIGNRDNFDLSLEQHNANMAAHGK, from the coding sequence ATGCCACATCACGACAAAGCTAATCATGAGCAGCACTCGGATTCACTTCACGCTGCCGACTCTCATCCAGCGGCGACCGGGCTGTCGCCAGAACGTCCCTGCTTTTGCGGCAGTGGAAGACCATTGAAGAACTGTCACCCCCGCGCGGCTGCCAATAGTCGCGCGATGTATATGACTGCCCTGTATGAGCAGGTCGATGCTGTTATCGAGGATTATCATGAGCATAGCAGCAAGCATCCGCCCTGTGCAGCAGGCTGTAGCAGCTGCTGTTCGGACTATTTTCCGGTATCGCAGGTCGAGTTCGAGCTACTGCTAACCTATATGGAACACAGCTGGAGCAAACAGGATATTGAAGCCGCCTTTCAGCAGGCAGAGCGTAATCTGGAACGATTCCGTCAGGATAATGAACCGATGTATGACGCGCTGGTCAACCGGACTAATCGCAAGCAGGAGCTGGATTCGATTCGTCAGCATGCTGGACGTAACAGCTTCGCTTGCCCACTACTTGATCCCGAAAAAGGCATCTGCCGCGTGTATCCGGTACGTCCATTCATTTGCCGGACGCATGGCAGCTCGCATACCTTTTACGGTACATGGCGAGAACGCTTAGGCTCGGAACGGGTATGTGATCATATCCCCAGCAGCCGTTCTCATCGCAAGGTAACGCCAAATATCGTAGATTATTGGCCGCCGTATGAGCAGTTAGCGGATGTGTACGTTGGCCCTCATCGTCAGCCGCTACGCCAGTATCCGATCTTTTACTGGCTAGTGCTCTACAATCGGCACGGCGCAGGTCCAACAGCGCGTATCGGCAATCGCGACAATTTTGATTTGTCATTGGAGCAGCATAATGCAAATATGGCGGCTCATGGCAAATAA
- a CDS encoding YitT family protein, with protein sequence MSSSSPVNASQQAIRWLKVLLGCLLVSAGLLLLRHAQVVTGGTAGLSLSLNYLLHLPFALLFFVINIPFYVFSLTRMGWSFTLSTVLSVCLVSLMTSVDRWLPAFSMPQLAGTVIGSILCGLGLSLLFMNRASLGGVNIVAIFMQQRFGWNPGLVNFVFDSIVVCIGLYSVGLYEAVLSAMSVVIVSTIIGYFKNRIARGNSRPATMPASMTAATTTSAEAS encoded by the coding sequence ATGTCTTCATCTTCACCTGTCAACGCTTCGCAGCAGGCTATACGTTGGCTCAAAGTACTACTGGGCTGTTTGCTTGTCAGCGCCGGGCTTCTATTGCTGCGTCACGCGCAGGTTGTAACTGGCGGTACAGCAGGATTATCGCTCAGTCTCAACTATCTGCTGCATCTGCCATTTGCTTTGCTGTTCTTCGTTATTAATATTCCGTTTTATGTATTTTCGCTCACTCGGATGGGGTGGAGCTTTACGCTTTCTACCGTCTTGTCAGTCTGCTTGGTATCGCTAATGACATCGGTAGATCGCTGGCTGCCCGCGTTTTCGATGCCACAATTGGCTGGCACGGTAATAGGCAGCATCCTGTGCGGATTGGGGCTGTCGCTGCTGTTTATGAATCGCGCTTCGCTGGGTGGCGTGAATATCGTTGCTATCTTTATGCAGCAGCGGTTTGGCTGGAACCCGGGGTTGGTGAATTTTGTATTCGACTCTATCGTCGTGTGCATTGGACTATATTCGGTTGGATTATATGAAGCGGTATTGTCAGCAATGTCGGTGGTGATTGTATCCACGATTATCGGGTATTTCAAAAATCGGATCGCCCGTGGCAACAGTCGTCCCGCTACAATGCCAGCTTCGATGACGGCAGCAACGACTACCAGTGCGGAAGCTTCATAA